A window of Streptomyces marispadix contains these coding sequences:
- a CDS encoding ScbA/BarX family gamma-butyrolactone biosynthesis protein — MAFTPAVPHLPENTAYSWPVPRELVHKAAHTEVLLTGWRQCGEGEFEVGAQWPRDHGFWRTDADGVQDPMLLVETTRQVLPLIAHMGFGVPVGHQLIWGHYHCAFSVPFLPVAGSPAEVLLRLSASRSPEHGARLRQIALTMTVRCADRVLATVSTVYSAHSPRVYARLRGPDTPAPPEAMTAAVLPPPPLAPSLVGRESEREVVLAAAEDGGGNDGGVGAPGAEARGKAEGGVALEHGGAGVQGAPSDAAVGGSWSRRQLRVLTTSPWLFDHPVDHVPGMLLMEAARQAVHLAAGPLRPRLTRLDAGFHHYVDLDVPSWVETSPGPPAAADAEPLRGERTLSVDITQRGEKAFTAVVGFVTDEKADSAWEAGATAPPAGLR; from the coding sequence ATGGCATTCACCCCCGCTGTGCCCCATCTGCCGGAGAACACAGCGTACTCGTGGCCTGTGCCGCGGGAGCTGGTGCACAAGGCAGCGCACACAGAGGTGTTGTTGACAGGCTGGCGGCAGTGCGGCGAGGGGGAGTTCGAGGTGGGAGCCCAGTGGCCGCGCGACCACGGTTTCTGGCGTACGGACGCAGACGGCGTGCAGGATCCGATGCTGCTGGTCGAGACGACCCGGCAGGTGCTGCCGCTGATCGCCCACATGGGCTTCGGGGTGCCGGTCGGGCACCAGCTCATATGGGGCCACTACCACTGTGCGTTCTCGGTGCCGTTCTTACCCGTGGCCGGCAGTCCCGCCGAGGTGTTGCTACGGCTGTCGGCCTCCCGTTCCCCGGAACACGGCGCCCGGCTGCGCCAGATCGCCCTGACGATGACGGTGCGCTGCGCGGACCGCGTCCTCGCCACCGTCTCCACGGTCTACAGCGCGCACAGCCCCCGGGTCTACGCGCGGCTGCGAGGCCCGGACACGCCCGCGCCGCCGGAGGCCATGACTGCCGCGGTGTTACCTCCGCCGCCGCTGGCGCCCTCGCTGGTGGGACGGGAGAGCGAACGAGAGGTGGTGCTCGCGGCGGCGGAGGACGGCGGCGGGAACGACGGGGGCGTCGGCGCGCCCGGAGCCGAGGCCCGGGGCAAGGCCGAGGGTGGCGTCGCGCTCGAGCATGGGGGCGCTGGCGTGCAGGGCGCTCCCAGCGACGCGGCGGTGGGCGGGAGTTGGAGCCGCAGGCAATTGCGCGTGCTGACCACGAGTCCCTGGCTGTTCGACCACCCCGTCGATCACGTACCCGGCATGCTGCTGATGGAGGCCGCACGCCAGGCGGTCCACCTCGCCGCCGGACCGCTGCGCCCCCGGTTGACTCGCCTTGACGCCGGTTTCCACCACTACGTGGACCTGGACGTGCCGAGCTGGGTCGAGACCTCGCCCGGTCCTCCCGCCGCGGCGGATGCGGAGCCCCTACGCGGTGAGCGCACGCTGTCGGTGGACATCACGCAGCGCGGCGAGAAGGCGTTCACCGCCGTCGTCGGCTTCGTCACGGACGAGAAGGCCGATTCCGCCTGGGAGGCGGGGGCGACCGCGCCTCCGGCGGGGCTCCGGTAG
- a CDS encoding 2-phosphosulfolactate phosphatase: MAERGCFTQHGYGVRFEWGPQGARQLAPETACLVVVDVLSFTTSVTVAVERGIRIVPCRWGDERAAALAAEFAARLAVGRREVTAEAPWSLSPAALRRAPFVPRLVLPSPNGATVAVAAAESGAVVAAASLRNAHAVGEWLAAKRYGTSERPVGVVAAGERRADGSLRPAAEDLLGAGAVIAALAATADRTLSPEAALAAAAYTGTADIAQAVNCCASGRELTEDGFAEDVAVATEPVPEPDSASGAVPVLTEGAFTAAD; encoded by the coding sequence ATGGCAGAACGCGGTTGCTTCACGCAGCACGGCTACGGTGTCCGCTTCGAGTGGGGACCGCAGGGTGCACGCCAACTCGCCCCGGAAACGGCCTGCTTGGTGGTCGTCGACGTGCTGTCGTTCACGACCTCGGTCACGGTCGCAGTGGAGCGCGGCATCCGTATCGTTCCCTGCCGCTGGGGCGACGAGCGTGCCGCGGCACTGGCGGCGGAGTTCGCGGCCCGCCTCGCGGTGGGACGCCGCGAAGTCACCGCCGAGGCACCCTGGTCGCTCTCGCCCGCGGCCCTGCGGCGTGCGCCGTTCGTGCCACGGTTGGTGCTTCCGTCGCCCAACGGGGCCACCGTCGCCGTCGCCGCCGCGGAGTCCGGAGCCGTCGTGGCCGCCGCGTCCCTGCGTAACGCCCACGCGGTGGGGGAGTGGCTGGCCGCGAAGAGGTACGGAACGAGCGAGCGGCCCGTGGGCGTCGTCGCCGCGGGGGAGCGCCGCGCCGACGGCAGCCTCCGTCCGGCCGCCGAGGACCTGCTCGGCGCGGGCGCGGTCATCGCGGCACTGGCCGCGACGGCGGACCGCACCCTCTCGCCGGAGGCCGCCCTTGCTGCCGCCGCCTACACCGGCACCGCCGATATCGCGCAGGCCGTCAACTGCTGTGCGTCCGGCAGGGAGTTGACCGAGGACGGCTTCGCGGAGGACGTCGCCGTCGCCACCGAGCCCGTCCCCGAGCCCGACTCCGCGTCCGGCGCGGTCCCCGTACTCACCGAAGGAGCCTTCACCGCCGCGGACTGA
- a CDS encoding NAD-dependent epimerase/dehydratase family protein, with protein sequence MTVPVVLTGASGFIGSAVLRRLTQHDVHIRVVTRRDLPLPAQAEQVRADLSRPSTLAGVCSGARVLVHAASHVGSDERLCTQVNEAGTAALMREAERAGVERIVSLSTTAVYGRGPHRGAAVGELEPDPGSPASRSRLAGEAHALRQGALVLRAGLITGAGDRWVVPALAELVCRVPGLWRGGHALLSLIDVDDLARLVAAAALTTTGPGGSGEAPRGVHHAVHPEPVRNRDLLDRLARLGVLPPLTRELTWRECLELMEENPGRIGERRLRLLAFDHHYATGVWQACGTAPGQGPLAALDGAAPWYRAHLLRSAAT encoded by the coding sequence ATGACCGTACCGGTGGTGCTGACGGGCGCGAGCGGCTTCATCGGCTCGGCGGTGCTGCGGCGCCTGACGCAGCACGACGTTCACATACGAGTCGTCACCCGCCGGGACCTTCCGCTGCCCGCGCAGGCCGAACAGGTCCGCGCCGACCTCTCACGCCCGTCGACCCTCGCGGGGGTCTGCTCCGGGGCGCGCGTGCTCGTGCACGCCGCCTCCCACGTCGGCTCCGACGAGCGACTGTGCACGCAGGTCAACGAGGCGGGCACCGCCGCGCTGATGCGTGAGGCGGAGCGCGCGGGCGTCGAACGCATCGTGTCGCTGTCCACCACCGCCGTCTACGGGCGCGGACCTCACCGGGGCGCCGCCGTAGGGGAGTTGGAGCCCGACCCAGGTTCGCCCGCCAGCCGCAGCAGACTCGCGGGCGAGGCGCACGCCCTCCGCCAGGGCGCCCTCGTACTGCGGGCGGGTCTGATCACCGGAGCGGGGGACCGCTGGGTCGTGCCCGCCCTGGCCGAACTGGTATGCCGCGTACCGGGGTTGTGGCGTGGCGGCCATGCCCTGCTGTCCCTGATCGACGTGGACGACCTGGCGCGGCTGGTCGCTGCCGCCGCGCTCACCACGACGGGCCCCGGCGGCTCAGGCGAAGCGCCCCGGGGCGTCCACCACGCCGTACACCCCGAGCCCGTACGCAACCGGGACCTTCTGGACAGGCTCGCCCGGCTCGGCGTACTGCCGCCGCTCACAAGGGAGTTGACGTGGCGGGAGTGCCTGGAGCTGATGGAGGAGAACCCCGGGCGCATCGGTGAACGCCGGCTCAGGCTGCTGGCGTTCGACCACCACTACGCCACCGGCGTGTGGCAGGCATGCGGAACCGCCCCCGGCCAGGGCCCGTTGGCCGCACTCGACGGAGCGGCCCCCTGGTACCGCGCCCATCTGCTGCGCTCCGCCGCCACCTGA
- a CDS encoding ScbR family autoregulator-binding transcription factor, giving the protein METRQLILEAAAEVFDEGGYKAARITEIMHRAGITQGALYFHFSSKLELARTVMLAQRDAVVLPPGPDGLQRLIDTTLLLAHELQTNKLLRAGVRLAVEQEEIGFHDDAPYLEWAEVFRGQLAAAEARGQLRNGVEVERLAVLLVGCYTGVQHFSKLSCRREDLPDRIADLWQYMLLGIAPPQVAAELVVNPETPLLAAG; this is encoded by the coding sequence GTGGAGACACGACAGTTGATCCTGGAGGCGGCGGCTGAGGTTTTCGACGAGGGAGGCTACAAGGCGGCGCGGATCACGGAGATCATGCACCGGGCCGGCATCACTCAGGGAGCCCTCTACTTCCACTTCTCCTCGAAGCTCGAACTCGCCCGCACCGTCATGCTCGCCCAGCGCGACGCCGTCGTACTGCCCCCGGGCCCCGACGGTCTTCAGCGCCTCATCGACACGACCCTCCTCCTCGCCCACGAGCTGCAGACCAACAAGCTTCTGCGCGCCGGGGTCCGGCTGGCCGTGGAGCAGGAGGAGATAGGCTTCCACGACGACGCGCCCTACCTGGAATGGGCGGAGGTCTTCCGCGGCCAGCTCGCCGCGGCGGAGGCACGCGGCCAGCTACGCAACGGAGTCGAGGTCGAACGGCTCGCGGTGCTCCTCGTCGGCTGCTACACCGGCGTGCAGCACTTCTCCAAACTCTCCTGCCGCCGCGAGGACTTGCCCGACCGCATCGCCGACCTGTGGCAGTACATGCTGCTGGGCATCGCCCCGCCGCAGGTGGCCGCGGAACTCGTCGTCAATCCGGAGACCCCGCTGCTGGCGGCCGGATGA
- a CDS encoding SDR family oxidoreductase — translation MKVLIMGGSGLLGTELLRQATAAGWEAAATYHSRPGRVRGVSWHRLDLRTPGHIDEVLTAVAPSAVVNATSGMSDWAVTADGSVHVAMAAAKRGCHLVHVSSDAVFSGSRVHYDESCLPDPVTPYGAAKAAAETAVRLLAPTAVVARTSLIIGRGGSGPVGRSEHERMVHALSSGAHDGTLFTDDVRCPVHVEDLASALWELALSDQTGVFHLAGGDALSRYELGVLIARRDGLDATRLPAGRRADAGIAGALDVRLDTHASQSRLRTRLRGAREFLQVR, via the coding sequence ATGAAGGTGCTGATCATGGGCGGCAGCGGGCTGCTGGGGACCGAACTATTGCGCCAGGCGACTGCTGCGGGATGGGAGGCGGCCGCGACCTACCACTCGCGGCCCGGCCGCGTCCGCGGGGTCTCGTGGCATCGGCTCGACCTTCGCACGCCGGGACACATCGACGAGGTGCTTACGGCGGTCGCACCAAGCGCCGTCGTCAATGCGACGAGCGGGATGAGCGACTGGGCGGTCACCGCCGACGGCTCGGTCCACGTGGCAATGGCCGCAGCGAAGCGCGGCTGCCACCTGGTCCATGTCTCCAGCGACGCCGTGTTCTCTGGTTCCCGGGTGCACTACGACGAGTCCTGTCTGCCCGATCCTGTCACCCCGTATGGCGCGGCAAAGGCCGCCGCAGAAACCGCAGTTCGGCTTCTGGCGCCGACGGCTGTGGTCGCACGCACGTCGTTGATCATCGGGCGCGGTGGATCCGGACCCGTCGGGAGATCCGAGCATGAGCGGATGGTCCACGCACTGAGTTCCGGTGCCCACGACGGCACCCTGTTCACTGATGACGTCCGCTGCCCGGTTCATGTCGAGGACCTGGCGTCAGCTCTGTGGGAACTCGCGTTGTCCGACCAGACAGGGGTGTTCCACCTCGCCGGTGGAGACGCCCTCAGCCGTTATGAACTCGGCGTTCTCATCGCCCGGCGCGACGGACTCGACGCGACCCGGTTGCCTGCGGGGCGGCGCGCGGACGCCGGAATTGCAGGGGCTTTGGACGTCCGCCTCGACACGCACGCCAGCCAGAGCCGCCTGCGCACACGGCTGCGCGGAGCACGGGAGTTCCTTCAAGTCCGCTGA
- a CDS encoding purine-cytosine permease family protein, translated as MADTDAGPARPAQPPRKSVLAVETNGLDVIGDAERKGRPAQLFWPWFASNVSVLGLSYGSFALGFGIGFWQALAAGIAGIVFSFLLCGLVSVAGKRGSAPTMVLSRAAFGVRGNRLPSAVSWVLTVGWETVLVILATLATATVFDRLGWGGGTATKIAALAVVSVLTVLAGVVGFDLIMRMQTAITVVTAALTAVYIVLSADGIHWKTVQALPDGSAQDVIGALVFLMTGFGLGWVNAAADYARYLPRRTPGTAVAGWTTLGASAAPVVLFVFGLLLAGSSKDLSEAIAADPVGALTAALPAWFLVPYALVAVLGLVGGAVLDIYSSGLALLAVGVRLPRYAAAAVDGVLMIAGTVYIVFFSEGFLSAFTGFLTTLGVPVAAWCGIMLADIALRSRPYDDAALFYREGRYGDIRRLPIAVLIAATAAGWGLVTNSAAHWLSWQGYLLGPLGLGGTTGRWASANLGVLAALILAFAATAVLQRGRVARQEERQRDAPGSRAGSAATGMAQGSQGPDSPAPQRT; from the coding sequence GTGGCTGATACGGATGCCGGACCGGCGCGGCCCGCACAGCCCCCGCGCAAGTCCGTGCTCGCCGTCGAGACCAACGGCCTCGACGTCATCGGCGACGCCGAACGCAAGGGCCGCCCCGCGCAGCTCTTCTGGCCCTGGTTCGCCTCCAACGTCTCGGTGCTGGGCCTGAGTTACGGCTCCTTCGCCCTCGGATTCGGCATCGGCTTCTGGCAGGCGCTCGCGGCCGGAATCGCGGGCATCGTCTTCTCGTTCCTGCTGTGCGGACTCGTCTCCGTAGCGGGAAAACGCGGATCCGCACCCACGATGGTGCTCAGCCGCGCCGCGTTCGGAGTGCGCGGCAACAGGCTGCCCTCGGCCGTCTCCTGGGTGCTGACCGTCGGCTGGGAGACCGTGCTGGTGATCCTCGCGACGCTCGCCACGGCCACGGTCTTCGACCGGCTCGGCTGGGGCGGCGGCACCGCCACGAAGATCGCGGCCCTCGCCGTCGTCTCCGTACTCACCGTCCTCGCGGGCGTCGTCGGCTTCGACCTGATCATGCGGATGCAGACGGCCATCACCGTCGTGACGGCGGCGCTGACGGCCGTCTACATCGTGCTGTCCGCGGACGGCATCCACTGGAAGACGGTGCAGGCGCTGCCCGACGGATCCGCCCAGGACGTCATCGGCGCCCTGGTCTTCCTGATGACGGGCTTCGGACTCGGCTGGGTCAACGCCGCGGCGGACTACGCCCGTTACCTGCCGCGACGCACCCCGGGCACGGCGGTCGCGGGCTGGACCACGCTCGGCGCCTCCGCCGCCCCGGTCGTGCTCTTCGTCTTCGGGCTGCTGCTCGCGGGCTCCTCGAAGGACCTCAGCGAAGCGATCGCGGCCGACCCGGTGGGCGCGCTCACCGCGGCCCTTCCTGCCTGGTTCCTCGTGCCGTACGCCCTCGTCGCCGTCCTCGGCCTGGTCGGCGGCGCCGTGCTCGACATCTACTCGTCGGGGCTGGCGCTGCTGGCGGTGGGCGTACGACTGCCCCGCTACGCCGCCGCAGCCGTCGACGGAGTCCTGATGATCGCGGGAACCGTCTACATCGTCTTCTTCTCCGAGGGGTTCCTCAGCGCGTTCACGGGCTTCCTCACCACACTCGGCGTCCCCGTCGCGGCCTGGTGCGGCATCATGCTCGCCGACATCGCCCTGCGCTCCCGCCCGTACGACGACGCAGCCCTCTTCTACCGCGAGGGACGCTACGGCGACATACGCCGACTGCCCATCGCGGTCCTCATCGCCGCCACGGCGGCGGGCTGGGGCCTCGTCACCAACTCGGCCGCGCACTGGCTCTCCTGGCAGGGCTATCTGCTCGGCCCCCTCGGCCTCGGCGGCACCACGGGCAGATGGGCATCCGCCAACCTCGGGGTCCTGGCGGCTCTGATCCTCGCTTTCGCAGCGACGGCGGTACTTCAGCGCGGCCGCGTCGCGAGGCAGGAGGAGCGGCAGCGGGACGCGCCGGGGAGTAGGGCGGGGAGCGCGGCGACCGGGATGGCGCAAGGCTCGCAAGGCCCCGACTCGCCTGCGCCTCAGCGGACTTGA
- a CDS encoding ATP-binding protein has translation MRASPHRTRRTARVEYTLPRRAVSACWARQLTTGFLTGSRTPPQAAEHVEEARLVVSELVTNAALHGQGRCRLRLSSDDGTVTVEVRDDGLRLPHVRRPGRDSESGRGIAMVRGLARRMDVTAAPGGGKTVSAVLDAA, from the coding sequence ATGCGCGCGAGTCCGCACCGCACGCGGCGCACCGCACGCGTCGAGTACACATTGCCGCGCAGGGCCGTATCGGCCTGCTGGGCCCGCCAGTTGACCACCGGGTTCCTCACGGGCTCGCGAACTCCGCCTCAGGCGGCGGAGCATGTGGAGGAGGCGAGACTGGTCGTCTCCGAACTCGTCACCAACGCCGCACTCCACGGCCAGGGCCGCTGCCGCCTCCGGCTGAGCAGCGACGACGGCACCGTCACCGTCGAAGTCCGCGACGACGGCCTGCGGTTGCCCCATGTGCGGCGGCCCGGACGCGACAGCGAGAGCGGCAGGGGCATCGCGATGGTCCGCGGACTCGCCCGGCGGATGGACGTCACGGCGGCACCCGGCGGAGGCAAGACCGTCAGCGCCGTACTGGACGCGGCCTGA
- a CDS encoding putative protein N(5)-glutamine methyltransferase, whose protein sequence is MSIPPLPDSSTSSATRPPSAAEPSPSSVSCSALAARLRAAGCVFAEEEAQLMISSAGTAAELAAMAERRAEGLPLEHVLGWAEFCGLRIAVEPGVFVPRRRTEFLVRQALDVTRPGSVVVDLCCGSGALGAALAAAVADVARAGPAHRESHGLVELHAADIDPAAVRCARRNVAAAHGRVHEGDLCAALPPELRGHIDVLLANVPYVPTDSMSLLPPEARDHEPRTALDGGPDGLDVLRRVAAQSRQWLAPGGHVLTETSEPQVAAATGVLERCGLSARTAHCEESGAAVVIGAKGTSGVQSGGRASEGSGR, encoded by the coding sequence ATGTCCATTCCTCCCCTGCCCGATTCCTCGACGTCTTCGGCTACTCGGCCTCCGTCGGCAGCCGAGCCGTCCCCCTCGTCGGTCTCCTGCTCGGCGCTCGCCGCCCGGCTGCGTGCGGCAGGTTGCGTATTCGCCGAGGAGGAGGCCCAGTTGATGATCTCCTCGGCCGGTACGGCAGCCGAACTCGCCGCGATGGCCGAACGCCGCGCGGAGGGTCTTCCCCTCGAACACGTCCTGGGCTGGGCGGAGTTCTGCGGCCTGCGGATCGCCGTGGAGCCGGGGGTGTTCGTGCCGCGCAGACGCACCGAGTTCCTCGTACGGCAGGCCCTGGACGTGACGCGGCCCGGGAGCGTCGTCGTCGATCTGTGCTGCGGCTCGGGCGCGTTGGGTGCGGCGCTCGCGGCTGCCGTGGCGGACGTGGCTCGTGCCGGTCCGGCGCACCGCGAGAGCCACGGCCTCGTCGAACTGCACGCCGCCGACATCGATCCGGCAGCGGTGCGCTGCGCCCGCCGCAACGTGGCCGCCGCTCACGGCCGGGTCCACGAGGGCGACCTCTGCGCGGCGCTGCCGCCCGAGCTTCGAGGACATATCGATGTGCTGCTGGCCAATGTGCCGTACGTACCGACGGATTCGATGAGCCTGCTGCCGCCGGAGGCACGCGACCACGAGCCGCGTACCGCCCTGGACGGCGGCCCGGACGGGCTCGACGTGCTGCGCCGGGTGGCGGCCCAGTCCCGGCAGTGGCTGGCACCGGGCGGCCATGTGCTGACGGAGACGAGCGAGCCCCAAGTCGCCGCGGCGACCGGGGTGTTGGAACGCTGCGGGCTGTCGGCGCGTACGGCGCACTGCGAGGAGTCGGGGGCTGCGGTCGTCATCGGGGCGAAGGGAACGAGCGGGGTGCAGAGCGGCGGCCGCGCGAGCGAAGGCAGCGGACGCTAG